TCGCGGTCGCGCAAAAGATCCGATCCGTACTGTGCGCGGCTCTGGCTATAGTTTTGACGACCAATTTTCAGTCGAATAGGCCGTTTCTTCAAAGCCCGATCTAAAACACATGCAGACTTAAATTCAAGGCCCTGTTCCTGATGGAACAGGGCCTTGATCATAAATCACGGATGCTTTAGGTAAACCGTCGTTAGCGTGTTTTTACCTCGTCTATGCTCGCGCCTCTGTTGATCAGAAAGGAGAAAAGCCCCTTCTTCCTGGGTGCTTCTTCGATGGCCGGGCGTGTGCTGTTGCGAGCCACTGTTTTCGGCTTAACGGGCTTTTTTCTCTCGATCTGCTTTGCAGTTGCAGGCTGGGAGGCAGAAAGGTCCGGTTTGGTCAAAACGATAAAATCCGTGCCAACAGGTGTCGTTTCGCGGCTGAAGCCCCGGTCTGAGATCGTTATGGACGAGCCGCTGTTGACCAAGCTGTTAATCTGGGCCAGAACCTCATCGGAAATTTCTATGCGATCAAGAACATCGCGGAAGGCAACCAAGCCATCTTGTTCAGCGTCCTGTTCCAGCCCCAACCGGTCTTGCATGGTATCGTTATATCGATCCGTCAGATTGACCGCGAGCCAATCGAGCTTTGAAGCATCCTTTTCGTCTTTCATCGCCGTCAACAAATGCACACCAAGCGGCAGGTTCGGCTCCTTGATCATGATTGGAGCATCAAAAACGGGTTTGAAGTTGGAGCGAACATAAATGTGACCGGTTGGCACTTCGCCAGCACCAGCTGCATGATAAAGCGCCGTAAGAAGATTTTTGTCGATGACGGCCTTGAGCGGCATCACCCGAGCCTCAATGCTTCCCTCTTTTGATTTGATAAAGTCCCGCACGGCGGCATAAGTGGCCTTGCCCGCCAGACCGTCCGGCTCACCAGCATCAAAGCCAAGCTTGTTCAGCATGACCTGCACTTCACGAACAACATTGCCGCGTGGCTGGCGCGTTATAAAGACGCGGATGGGAGCATCACTTTTTCTGATCTGGTCGAGCAGATTGAGACGCATGGAAAGCTTTTCGGACAAGGGATCATTGGATGGGCGATCCGAGAGCAGTTCGAGTTTTCCGTGTCCTTGAGTTGGCTCGGCAACACCAAGAGAAAGCTCGGTCAGCTTGTCTGCCAATTGGCTTTGCTTGGGCTGGAAGAGCGACAAGTCATCGATCCGCTCAGGTTCGGCCTCCCGGTTCGCAATCACCACATGGGCGCCGCGCTCAGTCATGCCGAACAGTTCTCTGGCAAAACCACGGGGCAACCGCACACAGCCATGAGATGCAGGGTAATTGGGAACGGATCCGGATTCATGCAATGCCACACCTGACCAGGTCAAACGCTGCATATATGGCATTGGTGCGCTATCATAGATGTTCGAGAAATGCTGGCGTTTCTTCTCAAGAATGGAGAATATTCCCGTAGGGGTGGAATGGCCTGTTTTGCCGGTGGAAACCCGAGAGGTGGCGATTACCTCTTGTCCGCGGTAGACTTTCAGGCGCTGATCCTTGCGAGAAACAATGATCTGGATTGGAGCGTCTTCTTGAGATGCCAAAGGCGCCTGAGCGGACGTGGTGGCTATTTCTGGAACTGCGGCCTCTTCGAGAGGAGCCTCTGTTGCAGAAACAGCACTGATCCCGGACAATAAAAATCCCACACCGAGTAACAATCGCCCTTTAGAACTCATCATATCCCCCGAACCCCTGATGGCCATCCACTACTATAGACAATCGCCATCTCAAATCGCCATACTCAAAATTGTTTAAGAACCTAGGCGACAGAACCCTTTAGCTCCTGCCATTCTTGCAACGCCCGATAGTTATAGGCGTAATTGATTTCTTATGCCATCGTTAGCCTTAAAATCGCCCTAATTTTTGAAAAATACGCGTTACCCCTAAGACGCGCAAGCAATCAGAACTTTTATTCAAAAAAGTATACTACGCATCGATTTGCAATCGTATCTTCATATTTTCTGATATTTCAACTTCCGCAATAGCGCATAGAAGTATTTTTCATATATAAATCAACATATTTAGCTTAACATTATTTCATAATTCTACAATTTAAAAATCACGTACAAATTTTACCAGTATAAATAACAGTCAATTGCACTAATATTCATCAATCATAACTAAAAATGTCAAAATCTTAAGATTCATGTTTCTTTTTTCTAAAACACTCACTATTTTTTAGAACTTCTTTAGACAAGATGAATGATGACCCCCGATACGCTTGTCGCTCACAACCGGGTCCATGTCTATGAGTAGCGGCGCGCGTAAACCTGGCAGTCTTGGCCCCTCCCAGCTCAGACTGCGAACCGAATTAATGGAGATAGAAATGATAAAAAAAGTTTCTCCTACCGGTATCGAAAGACGTTTTGGTGACACGGAGATCCTCGTTAGCAGAACCGATAAGCAAGGTCATATCACCTATTGTAACGAGTTTTTCCGGGATATCACCGGCTACAAAAACAAGGCTTTGCTCGGTCAGCCGCACAATTGTATGCGCCATCCGAATATGCCCCGTTCCATTTTCAAAGCTCTATGGGATGGTCTGGCGGCGAAGGAAGACGTGTTTGGTTATGTACAGAACCTGACCACCAACGGTGACTACTATTGGAGCTTCATTCATATTGCCCCTTCTCGCGATGAAGAAGGCAACGTGAAGGGCTATGAAGCAACGCGTCGTGTGCCCAATCGCATGGCGATTAGCGACACCATCGAGCCATTGTACAAAGAACTGTGCGACATTGAAAACAAGTTCAAGGACAAGGAAAAGAGCGTTGCGGCGGGTAGCCGTCGACTAGCTTCCCTGTTGGAAGAAAAGTCTACGTCCTATCGCAACTTCGTTCTTTCGGTCTGACAATTTGTGCAAGCTGAAAAAGACTCAAGAGGGCTGGTGTTCTTTCCGGATACCAGCCCTTTTTGTGCCTAATGTCATAAAACGAAAGACAATGAAAACAGCCACGTGTGGTGCTTAATGCCCTTAAAAGGCAAATCGCGTGCATCAATATTCTCTCTTCAGCTTTTCCCGCATTGACTTCACATGAGCATCGCTTATGGTTTGCGCAACAGAGAGATTATCCGCAGCCAAGGCTCACTCAAGGAGCGGATTGTCTTCCAAGCTTAATCACAATTAACCTGACAAGCTGAAAGCAAGTTACATGACGCAAGTTGATCTGGCCGCGCTTCAAAGCTCCATCGAAGAAGGCTTCGAGGCACGAGATTCCATCAATAGCAGCACGACCGGCGACATCAGAGACGCAGTCGAAAAAGCTCTTACTCTTCTGGACAACGGCTATGTGCGCGTTGCCGAAAAGGCCGCTGACGGCAACTGGGTCGTCAACCAGTGGCTCAAAAAGGCTGTGTTGCTGTCATTCCGTCTCAATGCCATGGAAGTCATCAAGGGTGGTCCGGGTGATGCGACATGGTGGGACAAGGTGCCTTCCAAATTTGACGGCTGGGGCGGTATCGATTTTGAAAATGCCGGCTTCCGTGCCGTTCCAAACTGCACCGTGCGCCGTTCCGCCTTCATAGGCAAAGGCGTTGTACTCATGCCATCGTTCGTAAACTTGGGCGCTTATGTTGACGAAGGCACCATGATTGACACTTGGGCAACCGTCGGGTCTTGCGCCCAGATCGGCAAGCATGTGCATCTGTCTGGCGGCGCTGGCATCGGCGGTGTGCTGGAGCCATTGCAGGCAGGTCCGGTGATCATTGAAGACAATTGCTTTATTGGCGCCCGTGCTGAAGTTGCCGAAGGCGTTATTGTTCGTGAGGGATCGGTTCTTTCCATGGGTGTCTATCTTGGTGCATCAACCAAGATTGTTGACCGCAGCACCGGCGAAATCTTCATGGGCGAAGTTCCGCCTTATTCCGTGGTTGTTTCCGGCACCATGCCAGGCAAGCCACTGCCAGATGGCACCCCGGGGCCGAACCTTTATTGCGCCGTGATCGTCAAGCGCGTGGACGAACGCACCCGTTCCAAAACCTCGATCAACGATCTGCTGCGCGACTGATATCGTTCAGCCCTTCGCCAAGACATGTTATTGGTCCAGCCCCATTTTTCGGGGCGGGACTTTTTTTATTTTCCTCCTTGACCTAGAGTGCACTCTAGCAATTAGCCTCCGTCTCTATCGAAACAGGAGCGTTTCTTGAAGATTGGCAATCTATCACAACTCACCGGCTTGTCCGTCCACACCATCCGCTATTACGAGAAGATAGGCCTGTTGCCCGATGCCTCTCGCGATGCTGGCGGGCGGCGACAATATGGCATGGAAATCGCCAACTGGCTGACCTTCCTCAAGCATCTCAAAGCAACCGGAATGGGTATTTCCAACATGGTTCGCTATGCCCAACTGCGCGCAGAAGGGCCGCAAACTGCCAGTGATCGAAAGCAGATGCTGGAAGAGCAACACAAGACGGTGCTCCAACAGATCAAGGATCTGCAAGCGACACTTCCTGTTCTCGAACAAAAAATCGAATTCTACAAAGACATGGAAAAGGCCCATGTCATGGAGGCAGATAATGAACGAGACACAAGCACAATCCCCCGCATCCGAACAGCAAAATAGCGCCCTGACAAGAGCTAGAAGCTACTGCGATGCACACCACCCCGGTCTGGAAGAGCATTTGAATGAATGGTTCGGCGACATGCTGCCAGATTTTGGGGAAAGCCTGATCGAGTGGGCTTATGGGCGACACTATTCCCGCCCCGGCCTTGATAGCAGAACGCGCCAGCTGGCCACCGTTGCCGCTCTCACAGTGCTCGGAGGACAAACCGCGCCACAGCTCAAGATCAACATTGAGCACACACTTGCTGTCGGAGCCAGCAAACAGGAAATCGTGGAAGTCATCTGGCAGATGGCTGTCTATGGTGGACTGCCTGCCGCTATCAATGGCCTTAACGCCGCCAAGGAGGTTTTCGCAGCAACCAGCGAAGGTGTCATTTCCTGAGAAAATTGAAAGAAAGCCATCTTGTCAATTGTCCCCGGCCATAAGGCGCGTTAGGGTAGTATCACATCAATTTGAGGAGCAATTTCATTGCTCTTCAAATCTGGCTTTGGGGAGAGCTCAGATGACATTCGAAGGCTTGCTGTTTGACAGTCGGGGCGAAATCGGTCGCCGGGATTTCTGGTTTGCCCATTTGTTTCTGTTTCCAATGGAGATTGGCGCGGCCTTTCTGTTTCGTGTCGACAAAAACGAGCTTTGCTCGCAGGATCCGTCAACTTTTCTGGGCAAGGCCTATTATGCCGCGCTGGTCGTCATGGCCTTTGTCTTTCTGTTCATGTGGTATTGTGTAGTCATCAAGCGGCTGAGAAAAATCGGGCGCAGCCACAAGAGCTTCTTTGCCTATGCCATTCCAATCCTGTTAACGCTGAGCGCTCTGGCTCCCCACTTCCCGCTGTCCTGCTCCGTGGGTTTCCAGACAAGGCTGATGTTTCTTACCCCCCTGATCCCCTTCTGGCTCATCTATTTTGTTGATCTTGGAATCTTGAACCGCAAGCCTGCCACAGAAGAAGAGCCCGAGCAGCCGATCACGGCAATCTAGACCGCGCGGCATCGCAGCAAAAGCTCTGGTTTATCTTGATAAAAGCTGGTTGAAGGGCGCGGCATGCTTGACTATGCTCTCAGCCAACTCATAGCCCGGTCCAAATACCGGGCTCCTCCTTGCCATGAACAACCTCAAGAATAAAGAAAGCGCTTTGCGACATGACCAAAGTTCCAACTGCAACGGACCTTGCCAGCGCCCTCATCCGATGCCCCAGTGTCACCCCGGAAGAAGCCGGTGTACTTTCCTTCCTTGACGATTTGCTGAGCCCGATCGGGTTTGAAGTAAACCGTCCGGTCTTCTGTGAAGAAGGCTATCCGGATGTTGAAAACATGTTTGCCAAGATCTCCGGCGGTAATGGCCCGCATCTGGCCTTTGCCGGCCATGTCGATGTTGTGCCTGCCGGGGATGCTGCGCTTTGGACACTGCCTCCATTTAGCGGCGAGATTGTCGATGGCAATCTCTTTGGCCGGGGGGCTGCCGATATGAAGGGTGGTGTTGCTGCCTTCGTTGCCGCCACGCTGCGCTATATTAAAAATCATGGAGCCCCCAAAGGCACCGTATCCTTCGTGCTTACCGGCGATGAAGAAGGCCCCGCGAAAAACGGCACTGTCAAACTGATGGAATGGGCCGCCGAGCGCGGAGAGACATTCTCGGCTTCCGTTTTGGGCGAACCGACCAATCCGGACACAATGGGTGACATGATCAAGGTTGGCCGCCGCGGCAGCCAGTCCGGCACGGTCACAATCACTGGCAAGCAAGGCCATGTCGCTTATCCGCATCTTGCCAACAATCCAGTTCCCGTCTTGGCGAAGATCGTCGAGCATGTCAGTGCGCAGACCCTTGATAAAGGGACGGACTTCTTCCAGCCAAGCAATCTGGAATTCATCTCCTTTGACGTAGGCAATCCGGCTTGGAATGTTATTCCCGAACAGGCCGCGGCCCGTTTCAATGTGCGCTTTAATGACCTGTGGGACGCAGACAAGCTGCAGAAATTCGTACTTGAGCACGCATCCCAATGTCTGCCGAGCGATGCCTTCTCGCTTTCGGTTACGCTGGAAGCTGACGGAAGCGAGGCCTTTCTGACGCGCTCGGATGCCCTGATCGACCGTTTTTCCAAAGCGGTTGAGGCAGTGACCGGCAAAAAACCTGAGCTTTCCACCGGCGGCGGTACATCAGATGCACGCTTCATCAAGAATTATTGCCCGGTTATCGAGTTCGGTCTTGTTGGCCAGACGATGCACATGGTCGACGAGCATGTGGCGGTTGCCGATCTGGAACAGCTTGCCGATGTCTATTACGCCTTCATGGTTGACTATTTCGAGCAATAACCAAATTTACGCTTCATGATTGCTTTGCGTACAGGGTCGGCTATGCTGACCCTGTTTTGATTAGTTATCGAATTGATCCATCGCGGCGCGTACCATGTCTTTATCGTCTCTTTTCATCTACGTTCTTTACCACATGCAGCAAGCGCTGCGGTTTCTTTTCGGTAACAAAAAGGCGCTCGACCAGATGGATACCAGCTCGCGCGGGTTTCTTCTGTCCTTTCTGGCCTTTTTCCTGTTTCAAGCGGCCTATATTCTTTATGCGCTGCTGTTTGATCTGACGTCCAGAACGATCCTTTTCTGGCAGGAAGGCTTTTTCTATTATTGGCGCGGCATGTTTGCCGAGTGGCTATATCCCATAGCCATTTTGCTGCTGATAAGCCTTTCCAAGAAATACAAACAGCGCCGCGATCGCTTGATCATTGCCCATAACTGGACGGTCGGCTTTGTGAAATTCCCATTGGCAATCGCTCTCTCCATCGACCCGTCCTTTTCCTATGGAGAAGAAACCAAGCTGGTGGTAACGATGCTGTTTGTAATCATTGGAGGAGCGATGCTCATCCGCTTTTATCTTGCAGCCTTTCACACCAAGAGCCTGTTGTTCTCCATTTTCATGGCGGTTGCCGTGATGGGGGGCTCCTACTATACCTATGATCACTTTTATAACTTTGGCAGCAACCTCTCTTATGCGGAGCAGCTTGGCATTGTTTAGACCGGCGCCGATTGTAGGCCATGTTCAAAAATCGTTTTTGGGCATAGACACGGCTTGTTTTCGACTTGTTCACCTCCTAGCTGTATTGGTGAATTCCATCCCCTTGCACAAAGAGCCTGTTGCATGACCTATATCTTCTATCATCTGGAACTGCTGTGGTCTTTTGTGCGCGGAAAGGACGAGGCGCTCTATGGCATTGATGCGTCGCGGCGCGGCTTCTGGCTTTCATTTCTTGCGATATTGATCGTTGAACCGCTGAGCCTGTTTTACGCGCTGCTATTTGGCTATCTCGATGAGGTTTTGCTCTTCCGCTCCGGAGGCTTGCCTTTTTACTTGCTTCAGCTGTTTCTCGACTGGGCCCTGCCCCCCATCATTCTCTATGGCTTGCTGTCGCTTTTAGGATATCGGGAACGCTTCGTGCCGCTCATTGTCAGTTACAATTGGCTAGGCGTGATCATGGTTCTGATCACCATGCTGCCGGGAGCCTTGATGACAACCCAGATGATACCGCCGCAACTTTCTATCATGCTGATGCTGACCATTTACGGCTTTGCCATGTGGATCGCCTATCGGCTCTACAGCTTTGTGCTGGAGTGCCCACCTTTCACGGCGCTGGGGATGTCGATCCTGATGGTAATTATCGGCCTTGCCTCGGCCTTCTGGCTGCATAGCGTCAGCCAAGCGGCACTTTCTGCGTAACTGTCGAGAATTGGCAGAGGCTGAACGGCAGAATTTTAGAAGTTAATCCGCCTTGTGCCCGCGCCAAGGGGCTTCGGCAATGACATAATCAAGGTCTTCGGGATAATCGACGCGGGTAAGATATAGCCCGTCAGGAGGGGCGACCGGACCGCATGCACAGCGATCTCGCGCCTCGAGAATTTCCGACACCCAGTCTGGAGATTTTCGCCCGGCTCCAACCTCAACCAGCGTACCGACAATGGAACGAATCTGGTTGTGCAGGAATGAGCGTGCCATGGCTTCCAGATAGACCCATTCGCCTTCGCGGCTCACCGTGAGCTGCTCCATCGTCCGCCAAGGGCTCTTGGCCTGACAGGCCGTGGCGCGGAAGGTGGTAAAATCATAGTGCCCGATGAGCCGGTCTGCCCCGAGCTGCATCTGCTCGATGTCAATGGGGAAGCTGTAAAGCCACGCGCGGCCCATCTCGAAGGTCAAAGGGGCACGGCGGTTGCAGATACGATAGCGATAATAGCGCCGGATCGCTCTAAAGCGACTGTCGAACTCGTCGGTTACCTTCCAGACCTTCAGCACAGCCACACCGGTTTCCTTGAGAAAGAAATTCAAGGCTTCATTGAGTTTCTGGCTGTGCCAATCCCGCTGCAAATCGATGTGGGCCACCTGCCCTGTGGCATGAACTCCCGTGTCGGTTCGCCCTGCACCGAAAAGGGTGATCTTTTCATGGGTGAACTTGAAAATGGAATCCTCGATCAGTGCCATAACCGAAGGCGCATTCTCCTGACGTTGCCATCCGGAAAAGGGCCGTCCATCATATTCGATCAGTAGCTTGTAACGAGGCATCGGTTTTCAGTCGGTTAGGCAATCACATCGCCGATGGTCAAGTCCGCTCCGCGCAAAAACTCGTCGGCATTCATGGCGCCTTTGCCAGCGCGCTGAAGCTTGACGAGACGCACGGCCCCCTCGCCGCAGGCCACCGTCATGGCGTCATCCAGAAGGGAACCGGGAACACCAGCGCCGTCGGCCAGCTCGGAGCGCAGCAGTTTGACGCGCTGCTTCTTGCCGCGAATGGTCATTTCACACCAGGCGCCGGGGAAAGGAGACAGCCCGCGAATGATATTGTGAACCTCTCTGGCGCTCTTGGAAAAATCGATCCGGCTTTCGGCCTTGTCGATCTTCTTGGCATAGGTGACCCCGTCTTCTGCCTGAGGCTGTGAGGTGAGAAGGCCTCGAGAGAGGGCTCCGAGCGCACGCACCATCAGGTCTGCACCGAGCACCATCATTTTGTCATGCAGGTCTTCTGCGGTCATCTCATCGGTGATGGGTATGATTTCGGACATGCAGACGTCGCCCGTGTCCAGACCCTCGTCCATACGCATGACCTGAACTGCCGTTTCGGCATCACCGGCCATGATCGCCCGCTGGATCGGGGCGGCACCGCGCCAGCGCGGCAAAAGAGAGCCGTGCAAATTGAGGCACCCTTCACGCGGCGCATCAAGGATCGCCTTGGGCAGCAACAATCCATAGGCCACGACGACCGCAACATCGGCGTCGAGAGCCCGGAACTTTTCCTGCTCTTCCTCAGACTTCAGAGAGGTCGGCGTGAAAACCGGCAAGCCAAGCTGATCGGCAGCCTGATGCACCGGCGTCTTGCGCTCTTCCATGCCGCGACCGGCCGGACGGGGCGGTTGACTGTAAACAGCCACCACTTCATGGCCCTGCCCAACAATTTCCATGAGCGTTGGAACCGAAAAGTCGGGCGTTCCCATAAAAACGACGCGCAGCATGATTTATCCTCATTGCGATGAAAGGAACTGAAGATCCTCTACAGGATGTTCTTTTCTTTCTGCTTTGCCAGCTTGGTGAATTTCTTGATCACCCGATCACGGCGCAGTTTCGAAAGATAATCGATGAACAGAGCGCCATTGAGATGGTCAAATTCATGCTGGGCACAGGTCGCAGCCAAGCCATCCAGCTCAAGCTTCTGCTGTTTGCCATCACGATCAAGAAACTCCATCGTCACGATCTTTGGCCGATCAACCTCTGCATAGAATTCCGGGATCGACAAACACCCTTCTTCATGGGTGTTCAGCTCTTCAGATTGAAGCGTGATCTTGGGGTTGATCATGCAAATGGGGTCATTCTCTTCGTGGGAAGTGTCCATCACGAAAAGACGTCTGTCCACGCCAACCTGTATGCCTGCCAAGCCAACGCCCGGGGCCTTATACATGGTTTCAAACATGTTATCGATCAGACGGCGCAGATCATCGTCCACGCGCTCAACCGGAAGCGACTGCTTTCGCAGGATCGGATCCGGCAATGTTACAATATCCATCACAGCCATGAAGCTGACATAAGCTTTTCAACTTCGAGCGTCAATCGCAAAGGTATAGAGAAACAATAAAAATATGCGCTTTGCTTGAATATTCTTTGCAAAAGCATCCCTCTCCATGTTCACACTTTGTTTCTCTTGCCTGGCGAATCATTCTATAGTTGCGCGATGAACGACATCGTGATCACTCTTGGCCAGCATGGCATAACCAGTTTCCAAATTCTGATCGGAGCTCTGGCTCTTATCGGGGCTCTGGTTTTGTGGCTTCTCATCAGCCTGTCGCGGCAGAATGGCGAACGCGCCTTGGCGCTTTTCGAAGCGCAAGAGCAAGCCCGCCGCCAAAAGGCTCAGGTGGATGAAATGTCCCGGCTTCAGGCAGAGATGACCGGACGCATGCAGACCATGGCGGAGATTTTCTCAACCCGCCAGACCGAAATGTCGCAAGCGCTCACCAACCGGATGGATGGCATGGGCCACAGGCTGGCTCAAACCGTAACCAAGAGCCTTGGGGATCAACAGCGCACGACGGGGGAGCATCTTCGCGCCCTGCATGAACGGCTGGCTCTGATCGACAAGGCCCAGGGCAACATCACCGAGCTGTCCGGTCGGGTGGTCGAGTTGCAGCAAATCCTTGCCAACAAGCAGGCTCGAGGCGCTTTCGGGCAAGGACGCATGGAAGCCATTATCGAAGATGCCTTGCCCAAGCATGCCTATGATTTCCAGTTCACCTTGTCCAATGGCAAACGGCCCGATTGCGTCATTCATATTCCCAACGACACCGCCGTCTTGGTGATCGACGCCAAATTTCCGCTGGAAGGTTGGACTGGTGTCAAAGAGGCATCCTCCCCGGAGGAAGACAAAGCGGCACGCGCGCGCTTTCGCAATGATGTCAAAAAGCATATCAAGGATATTTCCGAGCGCTATTTTCTCGTTGGCGAAACGCAGGATACGGCCTTCATGTTCGTGCCGTCCGAAAGCCTGTTTGCTGATTTGCATGAACAGTTTGACGATGTCATCCAGACCGCCCATAGGGCACGCATCGTCATTGTTTCTCCTTCCCTGCTCACCCTTTCCATTCAGGTCATCCAGTCGATCCTCAAGGATGCCCGCATGCGTGAGCAGGCCCACATCATTCAGCGCGAAGTCACGCTCTTGATTGAGGATGTTACGAGGCTGGATGAGCGGGTTTCCAAGCTGCAGGATCATTTCGGGCAAACCCAGAAAGACGTTAATCAGATCCTCACCTCCACCGGCAAGATCGTCAGACGCGGGCGCAAGATCGAGGAGATTGACGTCAGCGAAGCGGAGTTGCAGGCCAAGGGCCAGAATTTGGCCGATCAAACAGACAAGGCTGCAAAAACTCCATCTTTGCCTGATGACGAGAAAGATCAAGGGGTGCCCTCCGCAGCAAAAACACCCACTTTCCCTCTAAAAGGACCTTACGGCATAGCCGGGCCAAAAGACGCCATGCCCAATATTGGCTCATTATTCGCCGCAGGCAAAGACGAAATGTGAGCCCAGCTCTCTCAAGGAAAAATGCAGCTTGTTTTCAATGAGTTTTCGGATTTAGTCTGGGACACATTCATCATCAAACGAGCGAATTGCCATGCGCTATTTTTTCATTCTGCCAATCCTGCTGATGCCATTTTCAGCATTTGCCAGTGACCTGCCGGACTATGACTCAGAAACCTATTGCACAGACTACGCCACCGATCCGAATGGCTCCTATGCAAAAGACATTTTCGACCCTTGCCTGACCTCTGAGTATTTTTCAGAAGCGATGCTAGAAGACCAATGGGACAAGCTAGACAAAGACGCCAAGGTCCGCTGTGACGCAAAAGCGCGCGCGGACGAGGCTGACCGGCATCAATCGGGAAGTTACAGTCTTCTCAAGCAATGCCTTGAAGCGCAAAAGTAGGGAGGTTTGGAAACGCTAGGCTCCGACGAATGAACCCGATGCAGACATCCTATTCTGGTGCCTATTCAAAGACCTTCCGGCTTCTTATTGCCTGCAGCAGCGTGCCTTCATCAAGATAGTCCAATTCGCCACCAATCGGCACGCCGTGAGCCAGCTGCGATATCTTGATGGGCTCAAAGTCAGGATTGGTCTGTTTGAGGCGTTTGGCCTGCTCTTGCAGTTGATCGGTAATATAGTGGGCGGTTGTCTGCCCTTCGACTGTCGCGTTGACGGCCAGAATGATTTCCCGGATCTCCCCTTGGGCGGTACGCTTGAGGAGGCCTGCGATATTCAAATCATCAGGACCGACACCATCAAGGGGACTGAGTGTGCCCCCCAGAACATGGTAGGCGGCATTGATAACCGATGCCCGCTCCAAGGCCCAAAGGTCGGAGACATCCTCCACGACGACGAGCACCGAAGGGTCTCGCCGTGTATCGGTGCAAATAGTGCAGGGACTGGCGCTATCGATGTTGCCGCAGACCTCGCAGACCTGCACTTTCTCAACAGCAACAGCCATGGCCTCGGACAGAGGCACCAGAAGCTGGTCCTTGTTCTTGATCAGGTGCAGCGCCACCCGTCGGGCCGAACGCGGCCCCAATCCGGGCAAGCGCGAGAGAAGCTTGATCAGCTTTTCAATTTCCGGCCCAGCAACATGACTTGCCATATCTGTGTCCCTATGCGTCGTTATCGTGTTTTAGGATCAGAAAGGCAGGTTCATGCCTGCAGGAAGCCCCAATTCACCGGCCATGGCCTGCATTTTTTCCTGCATGGCGGCTTCGACCTTGGATTTGGCGTCGTTATGAGCGGCGATGATCAGGTCTTCGAGGATTTCGGCGTCATCAGGATTGATCATGGAGGGATCA
This window of the uncultured Cohaesibacter sp. genome carries:
- the fmt gene encoding methionyl-tRNA formyltransferase — encoded protein: MRVVFMGTPDFSVPTLMEIVGQGHEVVAVYSQPPRPAGRGMEERKTPVHQAADQLGLPVFTPTSLKSEEEQEKFRALDADVAVVVAYGLLLPKAILDAPREGCLNLHGSLLPRWRGAAPIQRAIMAGDAETAVQVMRMDEGLDTGDVCMSEIIPITDEMTAEDLHDKMMVLGADLMVRALGALSRGLLTSQPQAEDGVTYAKKIDKAESRIDFSKSAREVHNIIRGLSPFPGAWCEMTIRGKKQRVKLLRSELADGAGVPGSLLDDAMTVACGEGAVRLVKLQRAGKGAMNADEFLRGADLTIGDVIA
- the def gene encoding peptide deformylase, translated to MAVMDIVTLPDPILRKQSLPVERVDDDLRRLIDNMFETMYKAPGVGLAGIQVGVDRRLFVMDTSHEENDPICMINPKITLQSEELNTHEEGCLSIPEFYAEVDRPKIVTMEFLDRDGKQQKLELDGLAATCAQHEFDHLNGALFIDYLSKLRRDRVIKKFTKLAKQKEKNIL
- the rmuC gene encoding DNA recombination protein RmuC, with the translated sequence MNDIVITLGQHGITSFQILIGALALIGALVLWLLISLSRQNGERALALFEAQEQARRQKAQVDEMSRLQAEMTGRMQTMAEIFSTRQTEMSQALTNRMDGMGHRLAQTVTKSLGDQQRTTGEHLRALHERLALIDKAQGNITELSGRVVELQQILANKQARGAFGQGRMEAIIEDALPKHAYDFQFTLSNGKRPDCVIHIPNDTAVLVIDAKFPLEGWTGVKEASSPEEDKAARARFRNDVKKHIKDISERYFLVGETQDTAFMFVPSESLFADLHEQFDDVIQTAHRARIVIVSPSLLTLSIQVIQSILKDARMREQAHIIQREVTLLIEDVTRLDERVSKLQDHFGQTQKDVNQILTSTGKIVRRGRKIEEIDVSEAELQAKGQNLADQTDKAAKTPSLPDDEKDQGVPSAAKTPTFPLKGPYGIAGPKDAMPNIGSLFAAGKDEM
- the recR gene encoding recombination mediator RecR, with amino-acid sequence MASHVAGPEIEKLIKLLSRLPGLGPRSARRVALHLIKNKDQLLVPLSEAMAVAVEKVQVCEVCGNIDSASPCTICTDTRRDPSVLVVVEDVSDLWALERASVINAAYHVLGGTLSPLDGVGPDDLNIAGLLKRTAQGEIREIILAVNATVEGQTTAHYITDQLQEQAKRLKQTNPDFEPIKISQLAHGVPIGGELDYLDEGTLLQAIRSRKVFE
- a CDS encoding YbaB/EbfC family nucleoid-associated protein codes for the protein MDMMKMMKKAKEMQAKMAEMQEQVAEMEATGVSGGDMVKVTLSGKGQMKSLSIDPSMINPDDAEILEDLIIAAHNDAKSKVEAAMQEKMQAMAGELGLPAGMNLPF